Genomic DNA from Anas platyrhynchos isolate ZD024472 breed Pekin duck chromosome 30, IASCAAS_PekinDuck_T2T, whole genome shotgun sequence:
AAGTAATGCACTGCCTGTCTTCTGCAAAGCACTCATAATATAACTCATGATATGCCAAGCTTGTCGTTTGTTctttggtgggttttgtttgttattaaTGAGGGCAACAATGTTTTCCATATAAATTGTCATTATTGATCCTACTcacatatttaaacaaaataaaggaaccTGCAGTGAAGAGTGTATCTGAGATTCTTTTTCTGAGAACTTTGCTGGGGGTTCCATGGTAATGCCCATGGGTGGAAATGAAGAGGAATATAGAGACCCACCATAGCAGCACTACCAGGAAGCAGCAgggttttttctttccagagctACTTTCATCCCATTTCCACACTCTCCTTCTGAGCCTTTTCTGTTGGCATAAGCCTGATTGTTCCTGCAGCTTGGTCACAGTACTGCTGTGTGGCAACCCTGTGACCAATCCCATGGACAGACAACGGGCATTTCTGTGACACAGCTGGCCTCCAGAACAACATTTCCATCCCATAATGTGATTCAGCTCAGGGTAGCGCCTAGGGTTCAAGTCTTCCTTCACAGTTTCTGTCAAGAACATTGCAGTCCAGAAATGGATTCTAAAGGGGGACCTGGCTTTGCCTGTTTCTCCATGGGCTCAGGGTGAAGTGATCAGAGCCCCAGCTGGGTGTTTGAGGGCATGGGGACTCACTCAGGTGTTGCTTGTTGGTGTCCAGCACTCAGGCAGATGGTGAGGAGTCTCCAATTAACCTGCCTGGGGCACTGCAGCATGTGCTGGGACTGGTGGCAGGTGAGCATTTTTTGGAAGGAAtcaggagctgccaggagagcctaggggagctgcagggaaagcATGTCCCAGGGGATCATCAGAGAATGGAGCCCACAGAGCATGAGCCTGTGCCAAGTGGAGTCCCTGCAACATAAAATGCTAAATTGGGGTGTGAGCAGGCAAAGGAGAGTCCTGCAACCcaggggacacagaggggacagGGAAAGAAGTCTGGTGAGTGGTTTTACCCCTACTGAAATGCTATAGCGTGGATATAGTGCAGCACCCAAACACTTCTCATGGCACCGGAAAGAAGGCAGGCTACCTCTGAGCACCCTCGACAGCCACAGAAGAGCTGGTGTGGGAGGCAGTCAGTGGAAGAGCCCTATGAgctgtctctgcctcccagcctgcccagcacagccctgcagagtgcccctgTGTCCTGGACACCACAGGCCCCTTGCTCTGCAAAGCAGTACTACCTACTGGGGCTGTAGGGAGCATGGGGAGAGGGTGAAGGaatggctggccaggccagcacAGGCATGCTCCTTCCTGGGAAAGGCTCTCTGTTGATGTGGGAAGTCCTGGGAGGAGAGTGGGGCCCCGTGTGTGTGCAGGGGATCCCTGGAAAGAGAAACCCCTGGGTACTTCTGCAGCTTGGGGCAGGctgccagggctcagcagcagcaggagctgcctgaggagctccaggaccagggctctcagcccagctcagagAGGTGGTTTGTTCCTCCGCAGTGGGACACAGAATGGCTCAGTCAGAAGTCCAGATGTGCCTGATACAGTTGAGGCTTCAGCATGCACAGTGTGCATGTGTTGAGGTGAACCTGAGGCTGCACAAATGCCCTCAGCCAGTGTCCATTCCTCATGCTGTGGAGGGTTGGGAGAATGAAGGCTGGTGAGCCTCATCTCAGTCCCTGTGAAggtgatcacagaatcacagaatcacagaacgttagggattggaagggaccttgaaagatcatctagtccattCCCCCAAATCTTCCTCCTCCCTGTCtcccctgctgctctctgaatTGCTTTTGCAGTCCCTGCTTGCACAGACAACAGCCTGGTCTAAATCCTGGTCATGACGTGCAGGGTCAGCAGATTCAGGCTCTCCCAAGGCAGAGAGGCTGCAAACACCCAAAATCCTCCCCGGGGTGCCTGGTCACTGTGCTCGCAAGCTTTtccacagccacctccaggcacttgaaggaaaaaaaatagaattgatGAACCtataggggaggggaaggaaagggaagcaaagagaagagaaggtgcCTACCTGTCTTTAGCAAGGCCTTTGGCTTTGTCTCAAAGAATTCTTATAGCCAGAATGGTGCTATGTGTATTTAACAAATTGGTGAGGCCGTGGGTGTGCCTGTTTGCTGGACAATCAGGCCTAGATATCATCCATGACACATAGTGCTGTCAGTCAGTTCTTAGCATCATCCCTCAGCGATCAGCACTTGGGGCAGCTCTGCCGAATGTCATTATTGACTCTCTGAATTACCGGATGGAGCACACTTTCATAtcttttctggatggtgtcaaGCTCAGAGGAGCCCTTGATCAATCTTATCTATTTAGTCTACCTTGATCAGAAGAgttgaagaagataaaaatcagaGGTCTCTtggaacatttatttgtttattgtgACAGATACGACACTGTGTCACCACTTGTTTCTGGTGGGGATTGGTAGATATCTGTGGTGCTGgagtaggctgcccagggaggttgtggagtctccttctctggagatactcaaggcctgtctggacacctacctgggcaacctgctctggggaacctgctttggcagggggattgaacacgatgatctcttgaggtcccttccagcccctatagttctgtgattctgtgaatgacCTGTCTTTCAGAGAGCTCTCTGAAGACATagcaggcagaggaagaggaaaagagagagaggtagAGGCAGAGATACATCTTGCATTCCTATGACCACAGTAGATCCTGCAAAGAATGATCCCATATTTGAAGCAGTAGTAGAAAATTTACTTTATAAACTAAGGGTAGAAAATTTACTtgataatttactttttttttttttatctctccAGGCCCTGGCACACAATGACGGTGCCGGGTGAATAAGTTGAGGTTTCTGGTGCCTCAGAAACTTAACAACGAGTAGGAAGCCTCTGGTCAGGTCAATCTCTGGAGCTGACAGGCCAGCAGGAGTAACAGGGCTGGGGAAAGGGCCTATGAGGTGACTGCTTCCTGAAGCATCTGCTGTGTCAGCCCTTGCCTCCTGGCTAACATCTGTGCTTTTCAGCTCACACCCGCCAGCATCCTTGAtaaggcagcagaaggcacctgcttggcacaCTGACTGTGAGATGCCCTCTGTCTGAGAGCCTGACAGGCCCCATGCAGGAAGAGGCCTTGGCTGTGGGTTTTCACATCCCTTCTGCCTGAGCACATGGTGGGACAGCAATGGGCACACAACTTGGTTACGTCTACCTGAGAAACTGGAAGGCCAGCAGGAGGCATGTGTCTTGGAAGATCCTGGTGAGGATTCTCTGGTGGTGGGAAATAGCAGGAGAGAGTCACAAGTGGGACAAAGTGCTGCTTGGCAGGTGAAGAGTGGgaatgaggaggaggaaatgtcaCTGAAAGGGTAGTGCTGTGGGACCTGACATCACCCAGAAGGAGTCTATGGTCAGCCCATGCCAGTGTGTTTCAAAGGACAGCCAGGGAGGGTGGGGAGACCTCAGTGAAAGTAAGGAAATGCCAGGGTGAGAGCAAAGTGGAAAAGTGAAGTGCATGCCTGTAGCCTGCAGGGAGAAAAGGACAAGAATTGGACAGTGCAGGACAGCCTGTGGTGATGAAGACCGAGTGCACTGACAAGGCTGCaaggccccagcagcaccaaggTCTTTGTCCCCCTGGCTATGGCAGTTGTCTCTGCTACTGAGGCTCATGAGAACACATGCTGTGCTCATGACAATGGGGCCTTGTTGCCTCCTTGCAACCCAGTGGAGAGTCCAGCAGATGTCATAGCATTGTCCTTCACACAGCATCACACACCCCacatcccactgccccaggaagagccGTGAGCCATAGGTGAGGAACAGGacctccctgcccaggggctggggccaggacttggcctttctgcttcacCAAACAGACCAAGGCCTTTACTCAGCATCAGAGTCTCCTGCCCAGTGCCTTTGCCTACCtgcaatcatggcctccaattgtctgttctaacaagtccatggggaggctttgtcagtAATGACCCTCACTGGGGCCCATTAATGCTCCTAGACACTTCAAAGTCTCCTGACTTTAACTTCTCCTGCAGTTACATCATTCTCTTCTCACTACCTGAAGTTTATGAACTAAGCACCAAATGCACCATGGGGCTCATTACAATTCAGCCATTTTCATCCAGTCTCCCAGACTTGTACAGTTAATTAGTGAGATTTCAAGAATGCAGTTTAAAGAGAAAGTATTCAATGACCAGATTTCTAAGagcattttccttatttaagattattttccattagtttagagttttcagaagaactgaTAGCATCATTCTCTAGTTGTCATAGATCCAAAGTGTCTCCTAAGGAGGTCTGTATGGGTGGAAAAGCAGTCCCTTGAAGTCCTAGACTGTATGGAcaaccttgctgctcagctctccatccccaccactTCTCTCATCAGCCACCTGGgacttgcatcacttttcctcaCACCAGACTTCTCCACTGAAGTCCACAGAAGGGTGTTACAGCATCTTTTCACCAAGTCCCACCTCCTTTCCTCAGACAactggctgcacacaggcagttttggatgttgttattaacatttaaccacaaacaagcaaactCCAATGTCCTGAACAGTGAGCCAAATCCAAGTTGCCTCCAATGAGGTGCACCTTCCACAAGGGATGACTATACAAGAAATGTTTGACATAGATAGGAAATGATGAATAGAAATGCAATTACAGAGTTGGTTGTAGGGTTGATGAGATAGGAAAGTGAAATATGGGCAATCTTGAAGATTCCTCAAGTTCTGAGAACCAACTGTGCAGGTGAGAGGTATCTGAATGATCAAAGAGTGAGGGGAGGGGAATCTGGAGAAGAATGGAAACTGCACATGTCCAGACAGTCTGCTGGAAAAGTGACTTCCAACATGGTCTGTTTCATAAAGCCAGGCGAAAATACCAGAAAGACTGGGGAGATGAAGTGCAGAGCATAAGAGACAGAGTCATGCTAGTACAGGAGAAGATTGgtgttttttctcttgctgcaaTAAacatccaagggaaaaaaatgtcatgggACAGCTCAAACATTGTATTAGAAGTGTTCGATCATTTCAGCTGATTGAAGTGTGCTGATTGAAGTGAAATGAttgaaatggttaaaaaaattgGCCCATCTCAGGTCTTCAGCCCAACTCAGACCTAAAGCCTTAAAATGATGATTTTCTGTCTTGCATGGAGCCCAGTTACCATAAAACCCTCCCTGCCCAGGACTGTTCATGCCACTCCTCAGTCTGGCACAGAGCAAATCTGTGACATGTCAAGCTCTCTTTCCTGTTAGAGGCCCAGATGATGTAGGCAATGGTATCTGAGTTACCAAATGTGGGTATAGGTATAGCAAACTAAGGATCAATGGGGGACAATGTGATTGGTGAGAACTGATAATTGAGCAGGGGACTGCATGTAAGAAAGGAAGGGATTACAGTGTCTTGAGGAGGAAGAATCCtgtggaagaggaggggagagggatgcAAGGGGCCAGCTGCATGTGGATATGGGGCTGGTCAGGGCTGGTCATGTCAGGCCCTGTGCCTGATCACTGTCCTGGCCTCTCATTCAACTCTGTTGCTGGCTATTTGCTGTGTGAGTGTGCTCACTCCTGGGTGTGTTGGGGGTGAATCATACAATCATGGAACCACATAGCCATGTGTGCGTCTGCACCCATGGGTAATTGCTCTATACATGTATTACTCTAAGAGCATAATAAATCAAACGATACCAAAgagaataataacaatattgaCAATGAAAGAAGGACCAGGCCTGAGGGGAGGTACCAAGTTAattcatttctggaaaaagaggggaaatttgtCACTATTCAGAAGCATTCATGAAATCATTTTCCTAATAGCCCACTTGAGCtctttgttcctcatgctgtagatgaaggggttcaatGTTGGAGGCATCAcagagtacagaactgccatcACCAGGTttagggatggagaggagatggaggggggcttcagataagcaaaaaaggcagtgctgataaacagggagaccacaaacaggtgagggaggcatgtggaaaaggctttttctCGCCCCTGTtctgagggcatcctcagcacagccctgaagatctgcacataagaaaaaagaatgaaaacaaaacacatggaCGCTAAACAGGCACCAATCACAAGCACCCAAAAACTCCTCAGgtaggagtgtgagcaggagatctttaggatctgggggatctcacagaagaactggtccacagcattgccttggcagagaggcagggaaaatgtattgggagtgtgcagcacagcataaaGAATCCCaatgccccaggcagctgctgccatctgggcacaagctctgctgcccaggagggtcctGTAGTGCACGGGCTTGCAGATGGccacgtagcggtcataggacatgatggtgagaataaaatactctgctgacatcagaaagggaaaaagaaagacctgtgcagcacatcctgcataggagatggccctAGTATCATgaagggaattggccatggctttggggacagtggtggagatgcagcccaggtcaatCATGGAGaagttgaggaggaagaagtacatgggggtgtggaggtggggattgcaggctacggcggtgaggatgaggccgttgcccaggagggcagccaggtagatgcccaggaagagcgcgaagtgcaggagctgcagctcccgtgtgtctgcgaatggcaggaggaggaactcggtgatggagctgctgttggacatttgatCCTCCTGGACAAAGGGGACTGcctaaggaagaaaagacagtgaTCATTAGGAGAGAAAACCTATTTATCTTCCCATCCAAACACCCCTATAGTgactttcccctttctgaggcATTTCTGTTGCTCCCTTGCCTGAGATCTGGTTGGTGCTGGAGCAATGTGGCCCTGGGAGCAGCGGTCTctgctgtgtgtgctggagGATTCAGACCTGTCCTACAGCTCTACATGAAAAGAAACCAGGAGTGATATCTGATTAAATCTACCTCTGATGTATTGGACTTCACAGCATTACCACTGTCAACACTCTTTACTGATGAACAGTACTTGTGATTTACTTTGGTCCAGTTGTGTCTCCCTCAGAAGCATTTTTAGAGGGTTGAAAACACTGGCATTTGTAAGGTATTCCAGGTGAGCTCTTGACAGGCAAAGTGACTGTCCTTAGTGCAGTGAGGATAGCCAGTCTGCCATCTACCCTGGTCTCAGACAGACTCACCTAGGGCTCAGCCAAGTTTCCGACACTGAGCTGCTCAATGATTGTGAAATTGGAAAAAAACTCCCTGGAAGGAGATGcagctctctccctgcctcaTTGCCCAGAGCCCCACAGGTTAGAAGGGGAACTCTGGGCACCTTCCTCCTATGGACACATCTGTGTGGTGGGACCCAGACGGTCAGTGcttgagctgcagctgaaagccccatctccccatctgcagggagccataaagcaagaacagcagctgcagctccaagaagagagaggaatggCACAGGGCTCCTGCCAGGGAAGGCAAGGCGAGGGACCAACAGGAACTCAGAAGGGTCTGCTGTGAGTGAGGTTCTGCTACTGAGGTTATGAGTCACGTCCTGAATCCTGTGGGCTAGAGGGCAGACAGAGAGGTGCCAGACTATTCTGTTAGCACTGTCCTGCcattccctgcccatggctgtaAAGCCTGCAGATGTCCTTGCCTGCAGCTgtgtctctgtccccacgcctcctgcctgcagatCACAGCCTCCatcccacccgctgggtgctcagctctgccctgcagacacctcctggcagcagggctctgcccagggccAGCTCACTGTTGGCATATCCCAGgtcacacagaccctgctgacactgaATGTGAGGTGGTGGAGCTTTCTATAGTTTCAGGGACAGGAAAGGTCCTGACTTGCTGGGATTTCTTCTAATCCTCCTTGTGAAGGCTTAGTACTCTCAGACTCTTCTTGAGTATAAATAGCATCTAATTCCCTTCCACTGactgagagaaaagaaaaaacaaacaaacaaacaaacaaaaaagaaaaagaaaaaagaaaaaagaaagtaaactcAGGACTGCTGATCGTGAAGTACCTAACACTTGCCTTAACTCTCGTCTTCAAAAGTCCCTTTGGAAATATCCTTGGTGTGCTGTGGATCTGTGAGCAGCCTGCTGAAGGGAGCAGACTcccgccagcagcaggaccctgccctgccggggggctccttccacccgcagcctctccccgcagcgccctgggcagctccccgggcaggctgagtgctgagcctggcaggcggcagaggccctgccccggcacacagcccctagggcacagcagggaccctgctctgcactgatatagtataaactcactttaggatagaataaaacttgtggttaaaagttagcaaggacaaagtaaacgacatcttgttatctgtagaccttctgttatgtttaagcatcttgttatttgaaaacatcccagtatctgttaaccgttagacaggctgagacttgagataacttgagtcaattgtcttgtcctgttaactgagacttcctgttatctgccgaccctcagttaaactgaaagccaactcagcatttttttacagcttggaaaacaactgattaagcaaaggtgaaaagtgcattacgaggaagacctacaGCCTTcttcccaaagaccactgcccacatcctggagaccccggcccacaattcttggaagacTTTTGCGCAAGCGTGAGGACTGACAAGCTAATTAGCGTACGAAGAGAGGGTAGGTGGGGTTAGGTAATGACTATGTATGGatgctaattgaatattcattgtttcactgtataaatatgagatattttgtcacttcgaacatgcacgataggtggaaggatcccccgtgcatccagcgctgcaataaagaatataccacttaaagaaattttggctttgatctttaaatcagcaccacagccctggacacccctgcctgcacccccggcttcacAGCCTGCCTCCAggaactgcggctgcattgccctccagccagacacttaccgggtgcagggctgggaagtcttctcccccggtgagctctgggcatgctgccacttctgcctgcctttaagcactgtgtctctgcaggcagtgcccccagccctgctgcactgtgcagaggagctgctcctgggcagagctgtctctctgcagcgctgcccgcttgccaggagctccccttgggcccaggagcccggcccagctcagcagcagaggcccagcccaaggcctcccttgctctgccccccaccaggctccctgcacatggccctggggctccagGGCTCACAGCTCCtagaaggcagcagggtctctccTGGGGAACACACTTGCAAGCagacaaagcaaacactgaCTGGCCCTCTCTAAACACTGTGCTGACTGATTCCTGCAGCAGGAATTGCCCTACCTCTGTGCAGGGCTATGGGACGTGCCAAAGTTCCTCTCTGTTGTACAACTTATTCATCAGTGAAGTGGATGATGTAACAGAGTGCAccttcagcagctttgctgatgacacaaagctgggaggagtggctgataccccagaggcCTGTGTTGTCATTCAGAGGGAtcttgacaggctggagagacaGGCTGAGAGGAACcccatgaagttcagcaagggcaAGTTCAGGGTCCTATCTCCTTCCTAGGGAGGAAAACCCccagcaccagtacaggctgggaatGACCTGCTGGAGATCAGCTCTGCAAAGAAGAACCTTTAAGTCTGGGAGGACAGCAGGCTGAGCACGAGTCAGCAGTGTgtcttgtggccaagaaggcc
This window encodes:
- the LOC139999940 gene encoding olfactory receptor 14C36-like → MSNSSSITEFLLLPFADTRELQLLHFALFLGIYLAALLGNGLILTAVACNPHLHTPMYFFLLNFSMIDLGCISTTVPKAMANSLHDTRAISYAGCAAQVFLFPFLMSAEYFILTIMSYDRYVAICKPVHYRTLLGSRACAQMAAAAWGIGILYAVLHTPNTFSLPLCQGNAVDQFFCEIPQILKISCSHSYLRSFWVLVIGACLASMCFVFILFSYVQIFRAVLRMPSEQGREKAFSTCLPHLFVVSLFISTAFFAYLKPPSISSPSLNLVMAVLYSVMPPTLNPFIYSMRNKELKWAIRKMIS